In a single window of the Luteolibacter yonseiensis genome:
- a CDS encoding PEP-CTERM sorting domain-containing protein (PEP-CTERM proteins occur, often in large numbers, in the proteomes of bacteria that also encode an exosortase, a predicted intramembrane cysteine proteinase. The presence of a PEP-CTERM domain at a protein's C-terminus predicts cleavage within the sorting domain, followed by covalent anchoring to some some component of the (usually Gram-negative) cell surface. Many PEP-CTERM proteins exhibit an unusual sequence composition that includes large numbers of potential glycosylation sites. Expression of one such protein has been shown restore the ability of a bacterium to form floc, a type of biofilm.), translated as MNQPIRLAILAAAIILPTAGAASAAVLASDVFNYPAGTFSTDAWNGGTGWSGAWRDSSNNATYDPSIGTDGRLHTESANAADRHKGVVRTLSDSYNVAEDGTLWASVSMSVNSVGETGQYAWLSFMNGTAEPFRFGRHDATNTHWGLQASTNVPGTSPGSTIVFGRIDTLLFKMEYVGGNTIYSLWVNPTGSETDLGTPDSTLTRAGSLVFDGIRMQSRASATFDDFTLGTTFSDVVPEPSSLLMAVSGSLLLLSRKRRRA; from the coding sequence ATGAATCAACCAATCCGCCTCGCCATCCTGGCAGCCGCGATCATCCTCCCGACGGCAGGAGCAGCTTCCGCCGCTGTTCTGGCTTCAGATGTTTTCAATTATCCCGCAGGCACCTTTTCCACCGACGCTTGGAATGGAGGAACCGGGTGGAGCGGCGCCTGGCGCGACAGCTCCAACAACGCGACTTATGATCCCTCCATCGGCACCGATGGCCGGCTGCACACGGAAAGCGCCAATGCGGCGGACCGGCACAAGGGAGTGGTCCGCACGCTTTCCGATTCCTACAACGTCGCCGAGGACGGAACGTTGTGGGCGAGTGTGAGCATGTCGGTGAATTCGGTCGGCGAAACCGGACAATATGCCTGGCTTTCGTTCATGAACGGCACCGCCGAACCCTTCCGCTTCGGCAGGCACGATGCCACGAACACCCATTGGGGGCTCCAGGCCAGCACCAATGTGCCGGGCACCAGCCCCGGCAGCACCATCGTTTTCGGACGGATCGACACCCTCCTCTTCAAGATGGAATATGTCGGTGGAAACACGATCTACAGCCTCTGGGTCAACCCGACGGGTTCCGAGACGGATCTCGGCACGCCGGACAGCACTCTGACCCGTGCCGGAAGCCTGGTTTTCGACGGGATCCGCATGCAGTCACGTGCAAGCGCGACATTCGACGACTTCACCCTCGGCACGACTTTCTCCGATGTGGTTCCGGAACCGTCCTCGTTGCTGATGGCCGTTTCGGGGAGCTTGCTGCTTCTGTCCAGAAAGCGCCGCCGCGCGTGA
- a CDS encoding serine/threonine protein kinase produces the protein MSGNESSEMESAIYQVALSLEGREARLRFLDRIYLPGDPAKEEMISLLDLSEASSEYFCDADDHRVRIARQLLSDNQVPVGGAGELVGMEEEKPGSILGRYRIIGLIGEGGSGVIYEAEQEAPIRRRVAVKVLRHGLDSKSILARFESERQALAMMDHPGIAKVLDAGTTDGGQPFFVMELLKGERISTYCDSKKLTIRERVDLFIQICNAIQHAHQKGIIHRDIKPSNVLVDCLEDGTHSPKVIDFGIAKATGGRRIGSETVFTSHDQFLGTPVYASPEQFDVTRLDTDTRADIYSMGVLLHELLTSCTPLAPEQIQGLGKSKLHRKMLDMEVVRPSVRLATEEKPALAEISKNRGAEPAQLIHAIRGDLDWIVLKAIEKDRNRRYQTINGLAMDLGCFLNNQPVLARPPSRVYLAGKFIRRNRLGVGLAATLVLFLVTALMFTTVLYRRAEHSRDLQSRLRKTAEAARKEENRLRMQAVARANVSRVAMLLDQGRIDEADVLRQEYPISSIEPSLEAATVFRSLGDWNARAGRMDQALPCYRLLLQANRFDQPDKVLRGVDLLVIGAAFIESSPEEYRSYRLEILHTHMPPRGAVQAEHLMKFCLLGHAGKDVLEMLRPVAEILGKSRESGYHAWDALAMSLYHLRSGDPGAAMEAGHAGIRDPLIKSTCQAAIHATMAMACRERGDAAEADKQMSAAAEILKKNTGRDPIPGQPADGFWWDRSIAKSLVRECRRKSGISGP, from the coding sequence ATGAGCGGCAATGAATCGAGCGAGATGGAGTCCGCCATCTACCAGGTGGCCTTGTCCTTGGAAGGCAGGGAGGCCCGGCTTCGCTTTCTGGACCGGATCTATCTGCCGGGAGACCCCGCCAAGGAGGAAATGATCAGCCTTTTGGATCTGTCGGAAGCGAGTTCGGAATACTTCTGTGACGCGGACGATCATCGCGTGCGCATTGCCAGACAGCTTTTGTCCGACAATCAGGTACCCGTCGGAGGTGCGGGAGAGCTGGTAGGCATGGAGGAGGAAAAGCCCGGTTCCATCCTGGGTCGCTACCGCATCATCGGATTGATCGGAGAAGGCGGGTCCGGAGTGATTTATGAGGCGGAGCAGGAGGCTCCGATCCGCCGCCGCGTGGCGGTCAAGGTCCTGCGGCATGGATTGGACTCGAAGTCGATCCTCGCCCGCTTCGAGTCCGAGCGTCAGGCGCTCGCGATGATGGACCACCCGGGCATCGCCAAGGTCCTGGATGCCGGAACCACGGACGGCGGGCAGCCGTTCTTCGTGATGGAGCTGTTGAAGGGAGAGCGCATCTCCACTTATTGCGACAGTAAAAAACTCACCATCCGCGAGCGGGTCGATCTTTTCATCCAGATCTGCAACGCCATCCAGCACGCCCACCAGAAGGGGATCATCCATCGCGACATCAAGCCCTCGAACGTCCTCGTCGACTGTCTGGAAGACGGGACCCATTCGCCGAAGGTGATCGACTTCGGCATCGCGAAGGCGACCGGAGGGCGCCGGATCGGCAGCGAAACAGTGTTCACCTCGCATGACCAGTTTTTGGGAACGCCCGTGTACGCGAGCCCGGAGCAGTTCGACGTGACCCGCCTGGATACCGACACCCGGGCGGACATCTACAGCATGGGTGTCCTGCTCCATGAACTGCTGACATCATGCACCCCTCTGGCCCCGGAGCAGATCCAGGGTCTCGGCAAGTCGAAGCTTCATCGGAAGATGCTCGACATGGAGGTGGTCAGACCGTCCGTCCGCCTGGCCACGGAGGAAAAACCGGCGCTTGCGGAAATCTCCAAAAACCGTGGGGCTGAACCGGCGCAACTCATCCACGCGATACGTGGCGACCTGGACTGGATCGTCCTCAAGGCGATCGAAAAGGACAGGAACCGACGCTACCAGACCATCAACGGCCTGGCGATGGACCTCGGCTGTTTCCTGAACAACCAGCCCGTTCTGGCGCGGCCGCCCAGCCGCGTTTACCTGGCCGGAAAATTCATCCGCCGCAACCGCCTCGGAGTGGGTTTGGCCGCCACCCTCGTCCTTTTCCTCGTGACCGCGCTGATGTTCACGACCGTGCTCTACCGCCGTGCGGAACATTCGCGGGATCTCCAGTCCCGCCTCCGGAAAACGGCCGAGGCGGCTCGCAAGGAGGAGAACCGGCTGCGGATGCAGGCGGTGGCCCGTGCGAACGTCTCGCGTGTCGCCATGCTTCTCGACCAAGGCCGCATCGACGAGGCGGACGTGTTGCGGCAGGAATACCCGATTTCCTCGATCGAGCCATCACTGGAAGCCGCAACCGTTTTCCGGTCGCTGGGTGACTGGAACGCGAGGGCCGGGCGCATGGACCAGGCACTTCCATGCTACAGGCTCCTGCTGCAGGCGAACCGTTTCGACCAGCCGGACAAGGTGTTGCGCGGCGTTGACCTGCTGGTGATCGGAGCCGCGTTCATCGAGTCCTCACCGGAGGAATACCGGAGCTATCGTTTGGAAATACTCCACACACACATGCCACCCCGGGGTGCGGTACAGGCGGAGCACCTGATGAAATTCTGCCTGCTTGGTCACGCCGGGAAGGACGTGCTGGAGATGTTGCGTCCTGTGGCGGAGATTCTCGGAAAGTCCCGTGAATCCGGCTACCATGCGTGGGACGCGCTCGCCATGAGCCTGTACCACCTACGCTCCGGGGACCCCGGCGCAGCCATGGAAGCAGGGCATGCGGGGATCCGGGACCCGTTGATCAAATCCACCTGCCAGGCGGCCATCCACGCCACGATGGCGATGGCCTGTCGTGAACGGGGCGATGCTGCGGAAGCCGACAAGCAGATGTCCGCCGCCGCCGAAATTCTCAAGAAAAACACCGGCAGGGACCCGATCCCCGGCCAGCCTGCGGATGGATTCTGGTGGGACCGCTCCATCGCGAAGTCACTGGTCCGCGAATGCCGGAGAAAAAGCGGGATATCCGGGCCGTGA